The following proteins are encoded in a genomic region of Streptomyces gobiensis:
- a CDS encoding (2Fe-2S) ferredoxin domain-containing protein yields MSAAIIRPSTARPCTIVICRGCCCGDARKHPGADHQGQLHRIRTAAENSGGRLAFRTTDCLGPCGQANIIVVQPSAEGRRLGGRAVWIGWAMGADCTEEILAWADAGGPGVAEPPATLTLQFVRPPRPARARSGGR; encoded by the coding sequence GTGAGCGCTGCGATCATCCGACCCTCAACGGCCCGCCCCTGCACGATTGTCATCTGCCGGGGGTGCTGCTGCGGCGACGCCCGTAAGCATCCGGGAGCCGACCACCAGGGGCAGCTCCACCGGATACGGACGGCCGCCGAGAACTCCGGCGGACGGCTGGCGTTCCGTACGACCGACTGCCTTGGGCCGTGCGGCCAGGCGAACATCATCGTGGTACAGCCCTCCGCCGAGGGCCGCCGCCTCGGTGGCCGTGCGGTGTGGATCGGCTGGGCCATGGGGGCTGACTGCACCGAGGAGATCCTCGCCTGGGCCGACGCGGGCGGCCCCGGGGTGGCCGAGCCACCCGCCACGCTCACCTTGCAGTTCGTACGGCCACCACGGCCTGCCCGTGCACGGTCCGGGGGACGCTGA